The Arachis duranensis cultivar V14167 chromosome 2, aradu.V14167.gnm2.J7QH, whole genome shotgun sequence genome has a window encoding:
- the LOC107473084 gene encoding uncharacterized protein LOC107473084, with protein sequence MYVVRKDGVGMISDRHESIRAVVNRSGGDWQPPRAWWMFCIRHIGSNFSRAFKVLHLQKLVVNIGYSRTVEEYNMNYKRLEERGEAYARWCDAIGLRHWVLAFDEGHRWGHITTNLVECINSVLKGARNLLVLALVRATYYRLNELFTWKSAETHERKRAGYTYSAFAQQRIEASMQQAGNIVVHRFDRRNEVFEVREMTTGKVLVVDLARQTCDCGHFQVERIPCRHVIACCANQRLDWQLYVHDVYKMTEVCKVYRFEFTPLGDPDTWPAYEGPTLVANPTQRRTSKARPKLIRYLNEMDSRDMRGPRICRLYGAQGHSRSRCPQCAGPSGAGS encoded by the coding sequence ATGTATGTTGTTAGAAAAGACGGCGTGGGTATGATCTCAGACCGACATGAGTCAATACGGGCAGTAGTAAATCGTTCCGGTGGCGACTGGCAACCTCCAAGAGCATGGTGGATGTTTTGTATAAGACACATCGGCAGTAACTTCTCAAGGGCATTTAAAGTCCTTCATTTGCAAAAGCTTGTTGTCAACATAGGGTATTCAAGAACGGTGGAGGAGTACAATATGAACTATAAGAGGTTGGAAGAGCGAGGCGAGGCATATGCCAGGTGGTGCGATGCCATTGGACTCAGACATTGGGTATTGGCATTCGACGAGGGACATCGATGGGGCCATATCACAACAAACCTTGTCGAGTGCATTAACTCAGTGTTGAAGGGTGCCCGTAATCTACTTGTGTTGGCGCTGGTCCGAGCAACATATTATAGGTTAAATGAACTTTTTACGTGGAAGAGTGCCGAGACTCACGAACGCAAGCGTGCTGGATATACGTACTCCGCATTTGCGCAACAGCGGATAGAAGCAAGTATGCAACAGGCTGGGAATATAGTTGTGCACCGCTTTGATAGACGAAATGAGGTGTTTGAGGTGCGCGAAATGACTACTGGAAAGGTGCTAGTTGTTGATCTTGCACGACAGACGTGTGACTGTGGGCACTTTCAGGTTGAACGAATACCATGTCGCCATGTTATTGCTTGCTGTGCTAACCAGCGTCTCGATTGGCAGTTGTATGTGCATGATGTGTACAAGATGACAGAGGTTTGTAAAGTATATAGGTTTGAGTTTACACCATTAGGTGATCCCGATACATGGCCTGCTTATGAGGGACCCACATTGGTCGCTAATCCCACACAGAGGCGAACGTCTAAAGCCAGGCCCAAACTGATCCGATACTTGAATGAAATGGACTCACGCGACATGCGTGGTCCTCGGATATGCCGTCTCTATGGTGCTCAGGGTCATAGTCGGAGTAGGTGTCCTCAGTGTGCTGGACCGAGTGGTGCTGGTTCGTAG